In Paraburkholderia acidisoli, one DNA window encodes the following:
- a CDS encoding LysR family transcriptional regulator has protein sequence MDSRLIEYFLRVAELGSINKAAADLRLSQPALSRHIALLEHQLRARLFTRTQGGVVLTESGTLLLERARPLLRQLTHLVDQVGDRAAGQLSIGVAPSWRHLFTTKYIPRLVAEYPGVRLRVHEGVSHELREVMHAGMLDLAIVPFEGAPPQGYVHTPLVREPLILVAAKNAGLRPDKPVPLSRLAHRKLALASRQNVIRSTIENAMARRHLDFNIVFELDAMHLSIDLAREGVADTVTPCCAVSGNAHWDDAISWSPIRGAYMTWALCENTARSHSQAVREGQRVVLDMVDEIIGSKRWLGAERLKNRSRHDPPQ, from the coding sequence GTGGACTCCCGGCTGATCGAATACTTTTTGCGTGTGGCGGAACTCGGCAGCATCAACAAAGCGGCGGCCGACTTGCGGCTCTCTCAACCGGCGTTGTCGCGCCACATCGCGCTGCTCGAACATCAGCTGCGCGCGAGGCTGTTCACGCGCACCCAGGGCGGTGTGGTGCTAACCGAGTCCGGTACCTTGCTGCTCGAACGTGCGCGACCGCTGCTGCGGCAGTTGACGCATCTTGTCGATCAGGTCGGCGATCGCGCGGCCGGTCAACTCTCGATCGGCGTGGCGCCGTCCTGGCGGCATCTCTTCACGACGAAATACATTCCGCGGCTGGTGGCCGAATATCCGGGCGTGCGGCTTCGTGTTCACGAAGGCGTGAGTCACGAGTTGCGTGAGGTCATGCATGCCGGCATGCTCGATCTGGCGATCGTGCCGTTCGAAGGGGCGCCGCCGCAAGGCTATGTGCATACGCCGCTGGTTCGCGAGCCGCTCATTCTCGTCGCGGCCAAAAACGCCGGCTTGCGACCCGACAAACCCGTGCCGCTATCGCGCCTCGCCCATCGCAAACTCGCGTTGGCTTCGCGGCAGAACGTGATTCGTTCGACCATCGAGAATGCCATGGCTCGCCGCCATCTCGACTTCAATATCGTGTTCGAACTCGACGCGATGCATCTTTCGATCGACCTCGCGCGCGAGGGCGTCGCCGACACGGTAACACCGTGTTGCGCGGTGAGCGGCAACGCGCATTGGGACGATGCGATCTCGTGGAGTCCGATTCGTGGCGCGTACATGACGTGGGCGCTTTGCGAGAATACGGCGCGCTCGCACTCGCAGGCGGTACGCGAAGGGCAGCGCGTCGTGCTCGACATGGTCGACGAGATCATCGGCAGCAAGCGCTGGCTCGGCGCCGAACGCCTGAAGAACCGTAGCCGCCACGATCCACCGCAATGA
- a CDS encoding ATP-dependent protease, which translates to MTTFDEATTAAIAAFAQLDFRTAVQAMRAEADYDRERDQWITRYIDEHGGGEDDAVYDALHAQAQTTAEYAQFIAAARQEMCAYFDVTDDQLDCIVLLRNDDSDALWAEVNRQRTALGTGEVRGDL; encoded by the coding sequence ATGACGACATTCGACGAGGCAACCACGGCGGCGATCGCCGCGTTTGCCCAACTGGACTTCCGTACGGCTGTGCAGGCCATGCGCGCCGAAGCCGATTACGACCGCGAACGGGATCAGTGGATTACCCGTTACATCGACGAACATGGCGGCGGCGAGGACGACGCCGTCTACGACGCCTTGCACGCGCAAGCCCAGACCACCGCGGAATACGCGCAATTCATCGCAGCCGCACGGCAGGAGATGTGCGCTTATTTCGACGTCACCGACGATCAGCTCGACTGCATCGTTCTCCTGCGCAACGACGACAGCGACGCGCTCTGGGCCGAGGTCAACCGGCAGCGCACCGCACTGGGCACTGGCGAAGTGCGCGGCGATCTCTGA